A genomic segment from Dermatobacter hominis encodes:
- a CDS encoding TIGR03617 family F420-dependent LLM class oxidoreductase yields MEFDLMVGPSSWGDAADLARLAEDAGFAGMVFTETGQTPWMSIAAAAQAAPTLELSTGIAVAFPISPMVAAGIAWELAGNTGGRFRLGLGSQVRAHVERRYGAEFDPPGPRMRDYLLAVKDSLAAFRGDRPLDHQGDYYRLTLLPDQWRPPRHAFGDIKVDVSAVGPWMTRMAGEVADGIHVHPLHSMHYLEHRLQPAVAEGAASAGRDPSEIDLLVPVFIVAGDTPEEREFLDRRARMQIGFYGSTKNYGFQFDDLGFDGTSAAMNDRLKAGDLKGLTAIVTDDMLEHFAIVGRWDEIADRVVERYRRTAARVISYMTQEDVARNPEHVGRWAEIARAVNAA; encoded by the coding sequence ATGGAGTTCGACCTGATGGTGGGTCCCAGCAGCTGGGGCGACGCAGCCGACCTGGCCCGGCTGGCGGAGGACGCCGGCTTCGCCGGCATGGTGTTCACCGAGACCGGCCAGACGCCGTGGATGAGCATCGCCGCAGCGGCACAGGCCGCGCCGACGCTCGAGCTCTCCACCGGCATCGCTGTCGCGTTCCCGATCAGCCCGATGGTCGCCGCGGGCATCGCGTGGGAGCTCGCCGGGAACACCGGTGGTCGGTTCCGCCTCGGGCTGGGCAGCCAGGTGCGGGCCCACGTCGAGCGTCGCTACGGCGCCGAGTTCGACCCGCCCGGTCCCCGGATGCGCGACTACCTGCTGGCCGTGAAGGACTCGCTCGCCGCCTTCCGGGGCGATCGGCCGCTCGACCACCAGGGCGACTACTACCGGCTCACGCTGCTGCCCGACCAGTGGCGGCCGCCCCGCCACGCGTTCGGCGACATCAAGGTCGACGTCTCCGCGGTCGGACCCTGGATGACCCGCATGGCGGGCGAGGTCGCCGACGGCATCCACGTCCACCCGCTCCACTCGATGCACTACCTCGAGCACCGGCTGCAGCCCGCCGTCGCGGAGGGCGCGGCGTCCGCGGGCCGCGACCCGTCCGAAATCGACCTCCTCGTGCCGGTGTTCATCGTCGCCGGTGACACGCCCGAGGAGCGCGAGTTCCTCGACCGCCGCGCCCGGATGCAGATCGGCTTCTACGGCTCGACCAAGAACTACGGCTTCCAGTTCGACGACCTCGGCTTCGACGGCACGTCGGCGGCGATGAACGACCGGCTCAAGGCCGGCGACCTCAAGGGCCTGACCGCCATCGTCACCGACGACATGCTCGAGCACTTCGCCATCGTCGGGCGCTGGGACGAGATCGCCGACCGGGTCGTCGAGCGCTACCGCAGGACCGCGGCGCGAGTCATCAGCTACATGACGCAGGAGGACGTCGCCCGGAACCCCGAGCACGTGGGCCGCTGGGCCGAGATCGCGCGGGCCGTGAACGCCGCCTGA
- a CDS encoding FhaA domain-containing protein, with the protein MATQGFEGRLERMVEGTFSRLFRSSVKPVEFGRKLQREMDSRRSVAVDGRTIVPNWYRFTVSVEDRAQFVDIEGTLRRELADAAREHARDEGYSFVGPVEIELDADERLRTGVLEVESRWVEGEGGLPPGALILPTGDRVPLGEYVVSVGRQADCTIVLADPNVSRVHAEVRPAGDGFVVADLGSTNGTKVNGVRVAEHELHDGDEVRFGNTAVRFEAS; encoded by the coding sequence ATGGCTACCCAGGGCTTCGAGGGCCGCCTCGAGCGCATGGTGGAGGGAACCTTCAGCCGCTTGTTCCGGTCGTCGGTGAAGCCGGTCGAGTTCGGGCGCAAGCTGCAGCGGGAGATGGACTCGCGCCGCTCCGTCGCCGTCGACGGACGCACGATCGTCCCGAACTGGTACCGGTTCACGGTGTCGGTCGAGGACCGCGCCCAGTTCGTCGACATCGAGGGCACGTTGCGCCGTGAGCTGGCCGATGCCGCCCGGGAGCACGCCCGCGACGAGGGCTACTCGTTCGTGGGCCCCGTCGAGATCGAGCTCGACGCCGACGAGCGCCTCCGCACCGGCGTGCTCGAGGTCGAGTCGCGCTGGGTCGAGGGCGAGGGCGGGCTGCCGCCCGGCGCGCTGATCCTCCCGACCGGGGACCGGGTCCCGCTGGGCGAGTACGTCGTGTCGGTCGGTCGCCAGGCCGACTGCACGATCGTGCTGGCGGACCCGAACGTCAGCCGGGTCCACGCCGAGGTCCGTCCCGCCGGGGACGGGTTCGTCGTCGCCGACCTCGGCTCGACCAACGGGACCAAGGTCAACGGGGTGCGCGTCGCCGAGCACGAGCTGCACGACGGCGACGAGGTCCGCTTCGGCAACACGGCCGTCCGCTTCGAGGCCTCGTAG
- a CDS encoding MOSC domain-containing protein, whose amino-acid sequence MTAPPPDPRPTTIAVLVGRPAEHTAPSGRLVRTAFRKHVVDGPVVVGETNLDGDEQADLRVHGGPDKAVLAYSAEHSARWAELEPALAEPGAFGENLHVAGLTEADVCIGDRWAVGSALFEVSQPRQPCWKVDDRWGRDDLVDRIESTGHAGWYLRVVQVGTVRAGDAWALVDRPHPRWTVAEAFDVMHHRRDDLAAARALDDLPELAPSWRRSLAKRVLRLSAGDLADEDQTDRRAGPVG is encoded by the coding sequence ATGACTGCGCCCCCGCCGGACCCCCGGCCGACGACGATCGCGGTGCTGGTCGGGCGCCCGGCCGAGCACACCGCACCGTCCGGCCGCCTCGTGCGGACTGCGTTCCGCAAGCACGTGGTCGACGGCCCGGTCGTCGTCGGCGAGACCAACCTCGACGGCGACGAGCAGGCCGACCTCCGGGTCCACGGCGGGCCCGACAAGGCGGTGCTCGCCTACTCGGCCGAGCACTCGGCGCGCTGGGCCGAGCTCGAGCCGGCCCTGGCCGAACCGGGTGCGTTCGGCGAGAACCTGCACGTCGCCGGGTTGACCGAGGCCGACGTCTGCATCGGCGACCGGTGGGCGGTGGGCTCCGCGCTGTTCGAGGTCTCCCAGCCCCGCCAGCCGTGCTGGAAGGTGGACGACCGGTGGGGCCGAGACGACCTCGTCGACCGGATCGAGTCGACGGGCCACGCCGGCTGGTACCTCCGGGTGGTCCAGGTCGGCACGGTCCGCGCCGGCGACGCCTGGGCCCTCGTCGACCGCCCGCACCCCCGCTGGACGGTGGCAGAGGCGTTCGACGTGATGCACCACCGGCGCGACGACCTGGCCGCCGCCCGGGCGCTCGATGACCTGCCGGAGCTGGCGCCGTCGTGGCGCCGCTCGCTCGCCAAGCGGGTGCTGCGGCTGTCGGCCGGCGACCTCGCCGACGAGGACCAGACCGACCGGCGTGCCGGCCCGGTGGGCTGA
- a CDS encoding FtsW/RodA/SpoVE family cell cycle protein, which produces MTATAAAPPTSAVQALGKRRRTTELGLLVLAVLIILGGYALASLGRNASLPADLWPFLAALLALLVGAHLANRRLAPAADSLLLPIAALLNGIGYVFIARLDQDLAALQASWTAAGILAYVMTLLVVRDIRWLQRYRYTFGLLGVALLILPLLPGIGRSINGARIWVSVGPVSFQPGEFAKIAFAIFFAGYLVERRELLSVATFRVGPFNTPDPKHFAPILLAWGASLVVLIFQRDLGSALLFFLLFVIMLWVATGRVSYLLVGMGLFLVGAVFSWMSFDHVQKRVSVWIDPWADAQGSGYQIIQAAYALAWGGTSGVGPGLGIAGRIPYDETDFIFAVIGEELGLLGTTAILCAFLLLAGTGLRIARESRDPFPSLLAVGLTVLIAFQAFIIMAGVTRLLPLTGVTLPFVSYGGSSLLANYVLLALLVRISDQTAVRGPERVVAR; this is translated from the coding sequence GTGACCGCGACCGCCGCGGCACCGCCCACCTCGGCGGTCCAGGCGCTCGGCAAGCGCCGGCGCACCACCGAGCTCGGACTCCTCGTGCTGGCCGTGCTCATCATCCTGGGCGGCTACGCGCTGGCCAGCCTCGGCCGCAACGCCTCGCTCCCGGCCGACCTCTGGCCCTTCCTCGCCGCGCTGCTGGCCCTGCTGGTCGGCGCGCACCTCGCCAACCGCCGGCTGGCGCCCGCCGCCGACTCGCTGCTCCTGCCGATCGCCGCGCTGCTCAACGGCATCGGCTACGTCTTCATCGCCCGCCTGGACCAGGACCTCGCCGCGCTCCAGGCGTCGTGGACCGCGGCCGGCATCCTCGCCTACGTCATGACGCTGCTCGTCGTGCGCGACATCCGCTGGCTCCAGCGGTACCGCTACACCTTCGGCCTGCTCGGCGTGGCGCTGCTGATCCTGCCGCTGCTGCCGGGGATCGGCCGCAGCATCAACGGCGCCCGCATCTGGGTGTCGGTCGGGCCGGTCAGCTTCCAGCCGGGCGAGTTCGCCAAGATCGCCTTCGCGATCTTCTTCGCCGGCTACCTGGTCGAGCGGCGCGAGCTGCTCAGCGTGGCCACGTTCCGGGTCGGCCCGTTCAACACGCCGGACCCGAAGCACTTCGCCCCGATCCTCCTCGCGTGGGGGGCGTCGCTCGTCGTGCTGATCTTCCAGCGCGACCTGGGCTCCGCGCTGCTGTTCTTCCTGCTGTTCGTCATCATGCTGTGGGTCGCGACGGGGCGGGTCAGCTACCTGCTCGTCGGCATGGGCCTGTTCCTGGTCGGCGCCGTCTTCAGCTGGATGTCGTTCGACCACGTGCAGAAGCGCGTCTCGGTGTGGATCGACCCGTGGGCCGACGCCCAGGGATCCGGCTACCAGATCATCCAGGCCGCCTACGCGCTGGCGTGGGGCGGCACGTCGGGGGTCGGGCCGGGGCTCGGCATCGCCGGGCGCATCCCCTACGACGAGACCGACTTCATCTTCGCCGTGATCGGCGAGGAGCTCGGGCTGCTCGGCACGACGGCGATCCTGTGCGCCTTCCTGCTGCTGGCGGGCACTGGTCTGCGCATCGCCCGTGAGTCCCGCGACCCGTTCCCGTCCCTCCTGGCGGTGGGCCTCACGGTGCTCATCGCGTTCCAGGCGTTCATCATCATGGCCGGCGTCACCCGCCTGCTGCCGCTGACCGGCGTGACACTCCCGTTCGTGTCCTACGGCGGCAGCTCGCTCCTCGCGAACTACGTGCTGCTCGCCCTGCTCGTGCGGATCTCGGACCAGACCGCGGTGCGCGGCCCCGAGCGGGTGGTGGCGCGGTGA
- a CDS encoding peptidoglycan D,D-transpeptidase FtsI family protein — MSKQIKALGIIVLVCYVAIFIKLNQVQVLEADAYSNRPDNTRQLQRDFNQPRGDIITADGVVAATSEERRAALRYQRVYPDGELLAAVTGYYSFNLGSDGVERTYNEELTGRTASLRLHRLSGLFTDESSEGDVVLSVRKDIQETARDALGDRPGSVVAIDPRTGAILALWSTPTFDPNLLSNNDAEAAAGAKKLYEASPAKPLLPKSYRERFFPGSTFKVVTATAGLTSGAVTPTSPEYPVVTSYTPPLTSRPISNFDGNPCGGTLFTILAKSCNSSFAQMAAQNTGPDPMIAAAEAAGFNQTVPFDLPRPAESVYPTDFGAVVDTPDGQAPVYEDTPKLAQTAIGQNDVRATPLQMALVAAGAGNRGQIMAPHVMSEIRARNGDVVEEFKTFPWRESMSPEVAQTMREGMVGVVEDGTARIMQTPGWEVGAKTGTAQLGTTPPKSHGWMIAFAGPPGEPAHVAVAVIVEGLPGVSEATGGSTAGPVAKAVLDKALAAIG; from the coding sequence GTGAGCAAGCAGATCAAGGCGCTCGGCATCATCGTCCTCGTCTGCTACGTGGCGATCTTCATCAAGCTCAACCAGGTGCAGGTGCTCGAGGCCGACGCCTACAGCAACCGTCCCGACAACACCCGCCAGCTCCAGCGCGACTTCAACCAGCCCCGCGGCGACATCATCACCGCCGACGGCGTCGTCGCCGCCACCTCGGAGGAGCGCCGGGCCGCGCTCCGCTACCAGCGGGTGTACCCCGACGGCGAGCTGCTCGCCGCCGTGACCGGGTACTACTCGTTCAACCTCGGCTCCGACGGCGTGGAGCGCACCTACAACGAGGAGCTGACCGGGCGGACGGCGTCGTTGCGGCTGCACCGGCTCTCGGGGCTGTTCACCGACGAGTCCAGCGAGGGCGACGTGGTGCTGAGCGTCCGCAAGGACATCCAGGAGACGGCCCGCGACGCTCTCGGCGACCGGCCCGGATCGGTCGTCGCGATCGACCCGCGCACCGGGGCGATCCTGGCCCTCTGGTCGACGCCGACGTTCGACCCGAACCTGTTGTCGAACAACGACGCCGAGGCGGCCGCCGGCGCCAAGAAGCTGTACGAGGCGTCGCCGGCCAAGCCGCTGCTGCCGAAGTCCTACCGCGAGCGGTTCTTCCCGGGCTCGACGTTCAAGGTCGTCACCGCCACCGCCGGTCTGACCTCGGGTGCCGTGACGCCGACGTCGCCCGAGTACCCCGTCGTCACGTCGTACACGCCGCCGCTGACCTCGCGGCCGATCAGCAACTTCGACGGGAACCCGTGCGGCGGGACGCTGTTCACGATCCTGGCCAAGTCGTGCAACAGCTCGTTCGCCCAGATGGCGGCGCAGAACACCGGGCCCGACCCGATGATCGCCGCCGCCGAGGCGGCCGGGTTCAACCAGACGGTGCCGTTCGACCTGCCGAGGCCCGCCGAGTCGGTGTACCCGACCGACTTCGGCGCCGTGGTGGACACGCCCGACGGCCAGGCGCCGGTCTACGAGGACACGCCGAAGCTCGCCCAGACCGCGATCGGCCAGAACGACGTGCGGGCCACGCCGCTGCAGATGGCGCTGGTCGCAGCGGGCGCCGGCAACCGCGGGCAGATCATGGCGCCGCACGTCATGTCCGAGATCCGGGCCCGCAACGGCGACGTGGTCGAGGAGTTCAAGACGTTCCCGTGGCGCGAGTCGATGTCGCCCGAGGTGGCGCAGACGATGCGGGAGGGCATGGTCGGCGTGGTCGAGGACGGGACGGCCCGGATCATGCAGACCCCCGGCTGGGAGGTCGGCGCCAAGACCGGCACGGCGCAGCTGGGCACCACACCGCCCAAGTCGCACGGCTGGATGATCGCCTTCGCCGGACCGCCGGGGGAGCCGGCGCACGTCGCCGTCGCCGTGATCGTCGAGGGACTGCCGGGCGTGAGCGAGGCGACCGGCGGCTCGACGGCGGGGCCGGTGGCCAAGGCGGTGCTCGACAAGGCGCTCGCGGCCATCGGCTGA
- the pknB gene encoding Stk1 family PASTA domain-containing Ser/Thr kinase gives MAEQEQRVLGDRYEIHQRLARGGMAQVYLARDRSLDRPVAVKELVPEFATDPSFVERFRREAQAAANLSHPNIVGVYDWGTQDGTYFIVMEYVDGPSLSQVIRRDGPLHPRRAAEIANEVAAALGFAHSRGVVHRDVKPGNVLLTATGQSKVTDFGIARALSSPDDDLTQAGSVMGTATYFSPEQAQGLTVDPRSDLYSLGVVLYEMVTGRPPFSGETPLAIAYKHVQDQPAPPSTIVPDIPHGLEAIIMKLLQKKPDDRYPSAEALRADLNRFLDGDVTSAERALVGAAVGAGAVAAAATTVQAAVGPDPDEPLDAVDDPEEDQPRSRTGVFLAVIVVLLVILAALLFWFASSLSSDTVEVPATIGLTRTEAEKLLEEQGFEVQVTEEPNATVEAGRVISQDPAAQTEVDKGSTVKLVVSSGVEQVEVPDVVGRTQPEAQFILTQEGFKFTVTEVENEDAASGTVLSQDPPAGEQRQRDSVVNLEVAKAPGEETIPDVAGQTLQAAQAQLQAAGFRVGGPKQEASATVPAGRVISTDPAGGTAAKKGATVTITVSTGVEQVTVPNVVGQTETNATNTLQSRGFDVDTSTKAVSAGDPNVGRVISQDPASGNKADKGATVKIVVGVAAATTTTASTTTTAP, from the coding sequence ATGGCTGAGCAGGAACAGCGCGTCCTCGGCGACCGCTACGAGATCCACCAGCGGCTGGCCCGGGGCGGCATGGCCCAGGTGTACCTGGCCCGAGACCGGAGCCTTGACCGCCCCGTCGCGGTCAAGGAGCTGGTGCCCGAGTTCGCCACCGACCCCAGCTTCGTCGAGCGGTTCCGGCGCGAGGCCCAGGCCGCCGCCAACCTGTCGCACCCCAACATCGTCGGGGTCTACGACTGGGGGACCCAGGACGGCACGTACTTCATCGTCATGGAGTACGTCGACGGTCCGTCGCTGTCGCAGGTCATCCGCCGCGACGGCCCGCTGCACCCGCGCCGTGCCGCCGAGATCGCCAACGAGGTCGCCGCCGCGCTCGGCTTCGCGCACTCCCGGGGCGTCGTGCACCGCGACGTGAAGCCCGGCAACGTCCTGCTGACGGCCACCGGCCAGTCGAAGGTGACCGACTTCGGCATCGCCCGGGCGCTCTCGTCGCCCGACGACGACCTCACCCAGGCCGGCTCGGTCATGGGCACGGCCACGTACTTCTCGCCCGAGCAGGCGCAGGGACTGACGGTGGACCCCCGGTCGGACCTCTACTCGCTCGGCGTCGTGCTGTACGAGATGGTGACCGGGCGTCCGCCCTTCAGCGGCGAGACCCCGCTCGCCATCGCCTACAAGCACGTGCAGGACCAGCCGGCCCCGCCGTCGACGATCGTCCCCGATATCCCCCACGGGCTCGAGGCGATCATCATGAAGCTCCTGCAGAAGAAGCCCGACGACCGCTACCCGTCGGCCGAGGCGCTGCGGGCCGACCTGAACCGCTTCCTCGACGGCGACGTGACCTCGGCGGAGCGAGCGCTCGTCGGCGCGGCGGTCGGCGCCGGTGCGGTCGCCGCGGCCGCCACGACGGTCCAGGCCGCGGTCGGCCCCGACCCCGACGAGCCGCTCGACGCCGTCGACGACCCCGAGGAGGACCAGCCGCGGTCGCGCACGGGTGTGTTCCTGGCCGTCATCGTCGTCCTGCTCGTGATCCTCGCCGCGCTGCTGTTCTGGTTCGCGAGCAGCCTGAGCAGCGACACCGTCGAGGTGCCGGCCACGATCGGCCTCACCCGCACCGAGGCCGAGAAGCTGCTCGAGGAGCAGGGCTTCGAGGTCCAGGTCACCGAGGAGCCGAACGCGACCGTCGAGGCGGGCCGCGTGATCTCGCAGGACCCCGCCGCCCAGACCGAGGTGGACAAGGGGTCCACGGTGAAGCTGGTCGTGTCGTCGGGGGTGGAGCAGGTCGAGGTGCCCGACGTCGTCGGCCGCACCCAGCCCGAGGCCCAGTTCATCCTCACCCAGGAGGGCTTCAAGTTCACCGTGACCGAGGTGGAGAACGAGGACGCGGCGTCCGGCACGGTCCTGAGCCAGGACCCGCCGGCCGGCGAGCAGCGACAGCGGGACTCCGTGGTCAACCTCGAGGTCGCCAAGGCCCCCGGCGAGGAGACGATCCCCGACGTCGCCGGCCAGACCCTGCAGGCCGCGCAGGCCCAGCTGCAGGCCGCCGGGTTCCGCGTCGGCGGCCCGAAGCAGGAGGCGAGCGCGACGGTACCGGCGGGTCGGGTGATCTCGACCGATCCGGCCGGTGGGACCGCCGCCAAGAAGGGCGCCACAGTGACGATCACCGTCTCGACGGGCGTCGAGCAGGTGACGGTGCCGAACGTCGTCGGCCAGACCGAGACGAACGCCACCAACACGTTGCAGAGCCGCGGCTTCGACGTCGACACCAGCACGAAGGCGGTGTCTGCCGGCGACCCGAACGTGGGCCGCGTGATCAGCCAGGACCCTGCATCGGGGAACAAGGCCGACAAGGGTGCGACCGTGAAGATCGTGGTCGGGGTCGCCGCGGCCACCACGACGACCGCCTCGACGACGACCACCGCGCCCTGA
- a CDS encoding enoyl-CoA hydratase-related protein: MATETPRPTVRYEVADRVATVTLDRPHRLNAWTGRMHTEYRRRIAEAEADPGVRAIVVTGEGRGFCAGADTGALEQHAEAGRYDDGVREPLAEPGYGVRAEFDHAFAFHYGLTKPVIAAVNGPAAGVGLVLACYCDLRFAAAGAKLTTSAPRLGLPAEFGLSWVLPRLVGLGHAADLLLSSRVVLAEEAATMGLINRVLPADELLSHAHEYARVLATEVSPAAVRAAKHQLYADQHDDLGTSIERAEALLDEMMGAPDYAEGVRAWVDKRPPEFPDPPDARPT, translated from the coding sequence ATGGCCACCGAGACCCCTCGCCCGACCGTCCGCTACGAGGTCGCCGACCGGGTCGCCACCGTGACCCTCGACCGTCCGCACCGGCTCAACGCCTGGACCGGGCGGATGCACACCGAGTACCGGCGCCGCATCGCCGAGGCCGAGGCGGACCCCGGCGTCCGGGCCATCGTCGTCACCGGCGAGGGTCGGGGGTTCTGCGCCGGCGCCGACACCGGCGCACTGGAGCAGCACGCCGAGGCCGGCCGGTACGACGACGGCGTCAGAGAGCCGCTCGCCGAGCCCGGCTACGGGGTCCGGGCGGAGTTCGATCACGCGTTCGCCTTCCACTACGGGCTGACGAAGCCGGTGATCGCGGCGGTCAACGGGCCGGCGGCCGGCGTCGGCCTGGTCCTCGCCTGCTACTGCGACCTCCGCTTCGCGGCGGCGGGCGCCAAGCTCACGACGTCGGCGCCGCGGCTGGGCCTCCCGGCCGAGTTCGGCCTGTCGTGGGTCCTGCCCCGCCTGGTCGGGCTGGGCCACGCCGCCGACCTGCTCCTGTCGTCACGGGTGGTGCTGGCCGAGGAGGCCGCGACGATGGGGCTCATCAACCGGGTGCTGCCGGCTGACGAGCTGCTCTCCCACGCCCACGAATACGCCCGGGTGCTGGCCACCGAGGTCTCGCCCGCTGCGGTGCGGGCCGCCAAGCACCAGCTCTACGCCGACCAGCACGACGACCTGGGCACGTCGATCGAGCGGGCCGAGGCGCTGCTCGACGAGATGATGGGCGCACCGGACTACGCCGAGGGCGTGCGCGCGTGGGTCGACAAGCGCCCGCCCGAGTTCCCCGACCCGCCCGACGCGCGACCCACCTGA
- a CDS encoding FHA domain-containing protein, with translation MPEQLLTVLKLCLLALLYLFFLRVLRAVWTEVNPPKAAATPAAPAAPTGRARRSAARAAGRSRRKDVVPTRLVVVEPPNRQGTEYALGPDMTVGRAQGCNLVFDEQYVSQVHTRIFSRDGSVFVEDLGSTNGTWVNGTRAVGQMPARLGDRVQIGNVVMEVR, from the coding sequence GTGCCCGAGCAGCTGCTCACCGTCCTCAAGCTCTGCCTGCTGGCGCTGCTGTACCTCTTCTTCCTGCGCGTCCTGCGGGCCGTGTGGACCGAGGTCAACCCTCCCAAGGCCGCCGCCACCCCCGCCGCGCCGGCCGCGCCCACCGGTCGGGCCCGTCGGAGCGCCGCCCGCGCCGCCGGCCGCAGCCGTCGCAAGGACGTCGTGCCGACCCGCCTCGTCGTGGTCGAGCCGCCGAACCGCCAGGGCACCGAGTACGCGCTCGGGCCCGACATGACCGTCGGGCGCGCGCAGGGCTGCAACCTCGTGTTCGACGAGCAGTACGTGTCGCAGGTCCACACCCGGATCTTCAGCCGGGACGGCTCGGTCTTCGTCGAGGACCTCGGCTCGACCAACGGCACGTGGGTCAACGGCACGCGCGCAGTCGGCCAGATGCCGGCGCGGCTCGGTGACCGGGTCCAGATCGGCAACGTCGTGATGGAGGTCCGGTGA
- a CDS encoding antibiotic biosynthesis monooxygenase family protein, with the protein MNRIDVGPERAEMFEQHFAGSMDGTLGAVPGLVRSTLLRPTRDEDPYVAQMVFDSKESFVGWLNSDAFKAAHGHGPGGGDGGADVEAYEVVNEVVPGA; encoded by the coding sequence ATGAACCGCATCGACGTCGGCCCCGAGCGGGCCGAGATGTTCGAGCAGCACTTCGCGGGCTCGATGGACGGGACGCTCGGCGCTGTCCCCGGCCTCGTCCGCTCCACGCTCCTGCGCCCGACCCGCGACGAGGATCCGTACGTGGCGCAGATGGTGTTCGACTCGAAGGAGTCCTTCGTCGGTTGGCTGAACTCCGACGCCTTCAAGGCCGCCCACGGCCACGGCCCCGGTGGCGGCGACGGCGGCGCCGACGTCGAGGCCTACGAGGTCGTCAACGAGGTCGTGCCGGGCGCCTGA
- a CDS encoding Stp1/IreP family PP2C-type Ser/Thr phosphatase, with the protein MTTLTIGATSLVGQVRSANEDSFLATEDLVAVADGMGGHRAGEVASADTVEVLRLAAGSRSVEDLVAAVHRANRRINERAAEDDELRGMGTTVCVVGLVRYDDEEQLAVLNVGDSRVYLMAGGVLTRLTEDHSLVETLLREGRISAEEAENHPQRNVITRALGVEALVVVDAWLLHPADGDRLLLCSDGLFGELSEERIAEILAEPDDPEVVARRLAAEADAAGGRDNITTVVIDVADTGQPACEVDGRYRRISTPAVDMSDLDDDGPRTDTVMAVVVPPEPGDEDDVVDGDDHDAEGEAPVPPAGGAVPVLDAVAPSAPEPVAVVEEPPIEGPDDRADGRGRRWRTTLFVVAVVVVLVVMAGVLVVASRAGWVVADQDGTVVLLQGPKDGVLFLGPGEVERFSELRVADLTDADRRQVERGRSFGTEEEARDYIGVLHDRTTTTTTTTTTTTLPTTTVPAAPVDPNATLPVVPPPAGP; encoded by the coding sequence GTGACCACTCTCACGATCGGGGCCACGTCGCTCGTCGGCCAGGTCCGCAGCGCCAACGAGGACTCGTTCCTCGCCACCGAGGACCTCGTCGCGGTCGCCGACGGCATGGGTGGTCACCGGGCCGGCGAGGTCGCGTCGGCCGACACCGTCGAGGTGCTCCGCCTGGCCGCCGGGTCGCGCTCCGTCGAGGACCTCGTCGCCGCCGTGCACCGGGCCAACCGGCGGATCAACGAGCGGGCGGCCGAGGACGACGAGCTGCGCGGCATGGGCACGACGGTGTGCGTGGTCGGGCTGGTCCGCTACGACGACGAGGAGCAGCTCGCCGTCCTGAACGTCGGCGACTCCCGGGTGTACCTGATGGCCGGCGGCGTGCTGACCCGGCTGACCGAGGACCACTCGCTCGTCGAGACGCTGCTCCGCGAGGGGAGGATCTCCGCCGAGGAGGCCGAGAACCACCCGCAGCGCAACGTGATCACCCGGGCGCTCGGCGTCGAGGCGCTGGTCGTGGTCGACGCCTGGCTGCTGCACCCCGCCGACGGCGACCGCCTGCTGCTGTGCAGCGACGGCCTCTTCGGAGAGCTCTCCGAGGAGCGGATCGCCGAGATCCTGGCCGAGCCCGACGACCCCGAGGTGGTGGCCCGGCGCCTGGCCGCGGAGGCCGACGCCGCCGGCGGTCGCGACAACATCACGACGGTCGTCATCGACGTCGCCGACACGGGGCAGCCCGCCTGCGAGGTCGACGGCCGCTACCGCCGCATCAGCACCCCGGCGGTCGACATGTCGGACCTGGACGACGACGGGCCCCGCACCGACACCGTGATGGCGGTCGTCGTGCCGCCCGAGCCGGGCGACGAGGACGACGTCGTCGACGGCGACGATCACGACGCCGAGGGCGAGGCCCCGGTGCCGCCGGCCGGCGGGGCCGTGCCGGTCCTCGACGCCGTCGCCCCGTCGGCGCCCGAACCGGTCGCCGTGGTCGAGGAGCCGCCGATCGAGGGGCCCGACGACCGTGCCGACGGTCGGGGACGGCGGTGGCGGACCACGCTGTTCGTCGTCGCGGTCGTCGTCGTGCTCGTCGTGATGGCCGGCGTGCTCGTGGTGGCGTCGAGGGCCGGGTGGGTGGTCGCCGACCAGGACGGCACGGTCGTCCTGCTGCAGGGGCCGAAGGACGGGGTGCTGTTCCTCGGGCCGGGCGAGGTCGAGCGGTTCAGCGAGCTGCGGGTGGCGGACCTGACCGACGCCGACCGCCGTCAGGTGGAGCGCGGCCGGTCCTTCGGCACCGAGGAGGAGGCGCGCGACTACATCGGCGTGCTCCACGACCGGACGACGACCACGACCACGACCACCACCACCACCACGCTGCCGACCACCACGGTCCCGGCCGCCCCGGTCGACCCCAACGCCACGCTGCCCGTCGTCCCACCGCCGGCAGGGCCGTGA